Genomic DNA from Porites lutea chromosome 4, jaPorLute2.1, whole genome shotgun sequence:
TCCAGCTGGGTTGTCTTCAACTCTTCGCTCGCTTTCTAGGAGTGGGACATTTTTCATGGAGAGGCAAGGAGTTAAAAACAATTCAAGTTCTCCGAATTCTGCGAACTTGAATGGGAGAAACTCAAACAACCAACATGATAGAGGCAACAAGTTGTTGCCTTTCTCCATAGAAGCCATATTAAGTGCACCGCATCCAAAGAAAGGACCCGCGACAAGAAAAAGAGTACATTCTTCTTCGCGAGAAACTGGCCACGAGGACTTGAGTTCACCTCTCTCAACTCTAGAGGACTTTACGAGTAGCAGTCTACCTGAGCGTGGTGAAAATCAATTGGAAAATCCCGAAATAGGTAAGCCTACAACCTTGTGTATTTCGACAGTTCCCTGCAACAAAAGCCAGGAAGTTCATAGTGGGAAGTAATGCAGCATTAGGTcttaaaagctttagctctttGACCGTTTGTAAACAACCTTAGAAAATTCCACTGTCTCAATGAATTCAGGTCCCTTAGCGCATTATAAATAACACTGACCTGTCCAATTCTCCAAGCAATCGAAAAGCAGTTAAAACGGTATTGTTTGCTCTCGATTTGCATGGCAGTTTAAGCTTTGTTAGTAGGTTTTGCCcttgcgttttatttatttatacgtGCTCGCTGACCTGCAACTCAGTGAATTTATCAGTCAGCTTAGCAATATGTCGCTGCCTTTTTTCAGCGGCAAAAACTCTTCAGCACAGACTCGTGGCTTTCCAGGCAAGATTGAACGCCAGGAAACGTCGCAAGGCAAGAACATGTTTCACAAATCAACAAATATTTGAGCTCGAGAGGCGGTTCGTGTATCAGAAGTACCTCTCGCCGGCGGATAGGGACGAAATTGCTCATTCACTGGGAATTTCTGGAGCTCAAGTCATCACATGGTTTCAAAACAGACGGGCTAAATTTCGTCGAGATCTCGAAGAAATGAAAAGCGACGTTCAAGCTGCGAAGATTATGGACAACaagcaaataaacaaattgtgCAAGCGTTTGGAAATTTAACTACTTCGATTCAGTCGCCAAGTTTTGACATCCCACAATTGAAAGTCTTCTTCATACAGATTCTTCTCCACATTCACCCAACACTCGGCAGCATTTGACGTGTCCATGTTGTTACAGTGTCTATTTCGAACGCGCTGATCCACAAACTCTCAACCCTCAAAGAATGATTCGAGAAACGCAAGGAAACTTGACTGTCGCGAAGTAAATGTTTTGGAGTACTCGCTTTCACCACTCAAACAACTTGTTGTAAGTGAGCCTTTAGGATTTATTGTTAAGGTTGTTGAACagtgtttgtgtttttacttGGTTTTTATTGAATTTGTTGAACAAATCTCCCTTTAGCTAAACATGATTTGTCTCAAGGTTAAATGCTCTGTTGAACTGTGCGGAACGCAATCATAAATCACTGAGTTTTTCTTTGACACAAAAGAAGTTCGACGCTAAACGACCCATAAATCAACTTGCTGTCCACTTAGCCAAGGAAGTCTGAAACTATTTTGGGAAAAAGGTCATATTCAAGAACCGGACATTGCATTTATTTAATCCAACTTGGCCACAAAGTCGGAATTGATGTacatttttcgttttctttccttGTACATGCAACAAAATTGAAACTTTAATTCGCATAATTCCTTGTTCATATTTATAAACGTCATTCATGGACAAATTTTAACGATGACACACTAAATATCAAGTTCCTCAATGACTGTAAAGGAAAGTTGTATATATAAATTCATGCAGGTTCCATTTGCGTTAATAAACACCCGTTAAAAGAAGCGTTTGACTGTGCGTTTCATTCTTTATTTAATAAAACGCATCCGCTTGCAGAGGAAGTTGCTTTCGGTCTTCGTCCTTGGAGTGCGCGGATTCGGTGAGATGAAAGTTCTACAAATTCTCAAGGACTTGTTTTTAGGGTGTTCTATTGGAAtgacaagaaattttaaagaaatcgTTAACCCAGAGTTGTTTAAATAGCAAATAAAGGCAACAAATGATTCTTAACATATAATATGCCACATCTACCACGTTATCTGCTCTCGACAGATTGTATAGGTCACAGCCGGACCTGCTTCGAGCCGAACAATGCCTTTCAAAAAATGATTTATAAACTCAGGAAATTGTAGGTGCAAAACTATTCGTTAACGTCAAAGAGTTGTGGATTGGTAATCAAGCTTGTCTCTCTCTGACCAGTGATGGATTGTTTTGCTAAGTTAACTCGTGAGAACAAGCGAATTTTATGAATTACTCTTATATCGTGGGTGGTTCTTTTTGCCACACAACCTTCAATCATAAATGGTGAATGCTTTTGCTTGAACAAGGGCCTCAACAATTCGCTTTTGCATGCGGATGTTTCTATTACTTAAGTGAAAtaattccttaaaaaaaaaactaaccgaCTGGGTTTATAGGTTTTACAGCAGTATAAAGCAAACGATTTTTATACTGGCCACGAAAGAGCGCACGTAGTAATCGAGAGCATTTGTGGGAGCAAACAGTTCGTATTGTCAGAGGCGAAAACGTCTCTGACTGAACTACCTTACATTTTCGTTGTTCTACCTACCGCCGTAAAAGTGACTTAATATTGGTTTGTACTATACAATCTCGTGCATGgcattaaaaatacaaaatcaagaaaataaactaaACCTTCTATAGTTTTGGAAAGGATCAAAGCTCTAAATCAAACTTATCACTCATCCAAGAATAGGGCATATCACAATGGTCAGGAATTCCGGATTAAGCCGTTTATTGGAAGACGATATAGCGTCCTTTTTGAGCCAAAAAAGCGTAGGATAGGCTATGCTCAAAAGCGTCAATTTTAATGATTTATGGCGCTTCAAAAGTTATGCGTCAACAAGGCATGTCTCTTAGTAAGCTTAAACCTGCTCAGTTCTTTAGTAGAGGTTATAAGGTTGACCCGCTTTTGTCGACAATTACATGTCGTTTCTTCTTTTGCTAACAAGGATTATTGTTTGCTCCGATACTCTGTGCACTGCAAGGTTACGGAAGCGGCTGAGTAGGGGTTAAACTGTGTGCATACTCGCCGTCGCCGTGGGTTCTATAAGTGTTTTCTACCACAGCGCGGTGCCGAATGGAAATGCGCTGATCTAGCTAGTAAAGCTTCGTCTACTATGGTTTGAAAATGAAGTTTTCCGGCATTTTCTTTAGTAAAGGACATTGTTTTATCGCGTCAGATTGACTGAATATCAACTCTCTAATTCCCTTTCAAGTTTCAATGCTTTCGAGTCTGCCCgattttctattctttttagtaAGTTGCCGGGGATACAAAAAGAAAGGTTCTATTAAATTAGACCGCGAATACAGCggcgtttctccttgctcctcgcctCTAGGGACATTTCGCCAGGAGGAActggcgaaacgtccctagctgCGCGGAGCAAGGAGAAACAGCTGTATTCGCAGACTACTATTAAATTGGTGTTTGTTAATAAGAATTCAAACAGCACTCAAATTGACACTAGAAAACCACTGCTCCACTCAACTGGATTTCGTATCTCTACTCCCGGATCTTAATATACCGGCGCCAGTATACAGTAAGGCTTTAACTAGGTTTCATTGAGACCATTTAAATCATTGAAAGCAATGCATAATAAAATAGTATACAGTAACTTCAAATAGACAGAGATCCAGAAGAGGGCATCAGTGTGTTTATGTTTCAGGATTTCATTCAGGGGCTCAAAACTGCGAACCATCTAGTACAGCATAGAGGGGACATTCTATTTAGTACAGCAAAATGAGCTGACAATTGACTAGATCTCTTTTACGCCTTCTGAGACAATAGTTAGGACTATCCTCTAGAGCATAATAGATTAGAAGGACTGCAACTAGCATGTAGCCTGCGTTActgccggcccacgcactcgtaAATATAGTCCtatatacagaaggtttagagcgtttGCGACGCAGGTAACTAGCATGTGCTGCCATAAGCTTTTATTTAGCATATATAGTTTCACCGTCATTATGGTTTTTAAATTCAATCTGGTAGCCAAAAGGAAAATGGAGAGCTGTGAACTCCACATCATCACTTTattttctgttattcaaatgtATGAACAATACCATTATGACATAAAGGAGTGTCCCATATTCATGAATAAGAACTGAGCGAAAAGGCCATCGCTAGAATTAAACACCAGacttaaacaaacaaataaaaatttctCATCTCAGTATTTATTTAGTAAATTAAACTAATGCCACAGAATTAACTGAGTTAACCATAAATAACATAACTTCCTAGACTTCTTTCTGTTGGGAGTTCATCGTAGATGCTAAAATAATAATCAGTCTAACATCTCTGATTCTCGGGGCAGGGTCTTGTTAATATTGCGTGCTATCATTTGAACGTGGTGTTCAGGGTTTCAGGGACGCCTTCGGGACTGTAACCAAACTATCCTAAATGGCGCCTGTTTCAGCGAGGAAAACAGCGAATGGTCAAGAAAAACAGTCATTAATTTTGATTAACAGGGACAGGGTAGAGAGGATTTGCATAATTTTGCTTTGAACTTCAAGTTCCGACACGTAAACGGGGAGACTAAAATATTGCTTTCTGGCATAAGCCTATATGTTCAATATAAATGCGTTTTAATTCAAAATACAGGAACTTTTGTCATGaaaatttaatataatattGATAGTAGGATGTAGCGATGAACAACTCATTACTTCCTTGCTTACTGTCCAATAACAACTTGATCCGTAATCCGCAAAATCAATAGAAGATCTCGTAAAGAAGCTTTTAGCGATATCGCATCTCTTGACATATCGACATAGGGTGGATCCATTTTATCAGTTTACTCCCTTGAGCTAATCCTACGCTAACTAGCTAGTGAACTAGTCAAGCTAATGAACATTAGTATCTGAACTCTGCTTCCATGCAGTAGTAACTGAAAATTGTTCATTAATGttcaattttgctttttttaatggAAGCGTACCTCATTCCATTGCTTTACTTAAGGATGTTTATGTCTCAGCTAATACATTTGTTTACTAAAAAGGAAGGAAGCGTAAAAAATGATGGCATGCATTGAAGGCGCGGTGTCGGTTTAGTTCAAGCTGTTTACGctctctccttttttttatgttttctttatCAGTGAGTCATTCAACGCGTTCTAGGTACTGCACAGACTGGCGTTCTCAAAAGTAGTTACTTTCTTACTGACAGTGATAATTTGCTAACCAAATTTGTCATTGTTTAACTCGTTGGTCTTATTCATTATTTGTGGTGCGCAATCAGCCATTTTAGAGCCTTGCTCTGGAGTCCAAATGAACAGCGATACATATAATTACTACGTGTACAACCAGTCTGGTGTACAACTGTATTAACCCAACTTAAACATCGTAAATATTCGACAAATACGTTGCTTAGTTATTTAACACGGGTGGAACGCCGTTCCAAGTGAAAGTTTCTTTAGTTCGAAAACGGCCAATACAGCCCACCTCTTATAACTGTGAGGGAAAAACTGTGGAAGAGTATAAAAATCTGTAACGAAGTGGCATAGGCCACTTGCGATCATTTTGAACTGCTGGCGTACCCGCCATTAATATGAATGCAAGAACGAAACAGCTTGAAATTTGTCCCACACGACATTTTGGAGTCACGTAAATTCTGCTCTAAAAATCCTTGGAGTAAACTTTTTTGTGCAAAAGGGTTTCATGGGGGTCATAAGTACAGGTTTGGCCTTTTGGATGATGAGATCTTAGTATCGAACTCGGTAACCACTTGAAGAGAAAATTTCCGATCCGTGTTATCCTTTAAATCCTTGCTAATTAATTTTCCAGTACTGTGACGATATGAAGGTAAGGATCTCTTCTTTATCTGTGATTCGGCAGTGCCTTTTACCTCAGTTTCACACATTCTAGGCAATAACACAAAAAATCAATTTATCTATCACTTTACAAGTTACTGGAATAAGCTATACCTCTCGCGTGAATGTATAATCGGACACACCCGCGGTGCGATTCTCAAAACATTCATAAGCCGGCGGCCAAAATGCTTCGGGTTGTCTGCAAAAGATCTGATCTGAAGGATAAAGTTATCTCAACATCGGTCACATCAATCTCTGCCGTCGGCATATTGTCTGTTCTCCAAAAAATGACCTCCACCGAAAAAATTGAAAGGCGTACGTGTGTATAAACAGATAGTGTTGAGTTTCCATGAGTAAGTGGGCTGCGTGGTAGGCGTTCGAAAGTGAAGGGAAAAGAGTTCAGGCTAATGAGTAAGAAGCAACGCGTTCACACGGACAAATTGAGTTGCTCCGTCCAAAGGAGGCAAAGAATTCAGTTGCAATTTTTGAAAGCGCTTGCGATGAGTTTTTTTATGTGTTGCCTAAGTGAATTATAAATTACTTCCAAGAAAAGGGAAAGGGCAGAGAAATGAGACTGGAagaagttaaaataaaacagcattcACTACTCAAGGATGGTGAAAGTCTCAGTGTTCTATCACGATCTTCCTCTTTCACTGGAATGTAAAGTTAAAACAACGAAACCATGCCTCTAAGGGTTAGTGATATTACCAAGAAGTGTTACAAAAAGATGGGAAACTCGAGGTGATATTTTTAGATCCCTGACTTGCATCGATGGGGTGGGAACCTCCAAAAACACAATCAGCTCAATGCCTGatacttatttaaaaaaacaaaaaaaaggtttcggCAAGCACAAAATTAAAGACTTTAACAACAGCTAGACTCTTGCATTATGAACAGATGCACTGCTTCCTTCTACCCGCAAAAACATGAATTTAAGTAATTGTCCAATTTCATGagagtttcttttgtttcaaacgtGTGATTTACCCCCAGAATGATTGGCAATTACATTTCGTAATCAATTATGTCCCAGTGGCTCTTATTGTTAAACTATCAATTGTATGACAAATTACTAACCCACTGAGGTTACTGTCGAAGTTTGACTTCAGCACTTAAGTGTTTACCATATTCACTGTAGGTTGAGACTGTAACAGGAAAACCAGTCTCCAGAAAAACAGTCACCTCAAATAACGCAGTTTTTATATGACGTGAATAACTACTCTACAAATCTTATTGGAAggttaattttcagttttcgtCTTTTTGGGACATGGCTTTCCGCGCCTATAATCAAAAATATGAATGCTCAGTTAGAACCTTAAATCATACTCCTACATTTAGTATGCATTGCACTTGCCATTTCCGAAGGAACTAACCGACACTGAACCCTTTCTCCTTAAGTGAACTTGCACGTTTAGTCACACATCACTCGAATAACTAGATCCTAATTACAGCAGCCCGACTAGAAATTATTAATCTCTCCTGTTGAGGTGACTGCAACACATGAAATAATCATTTTGGCAGTGTACATGAGCTGCTCAAAAGGATCAGTAGCAACAAAACAAGACTCATTTCTCAGGTTATCCAATACTGTCTATATAGTTTCTAAATATCACAGTTGCCCAGACACAGATCTTAACTGCAAGGTACTCGAAGTTGCATTTCAACGCCCACGAATTGCTTGGTAAGAAGATAAATCCTTGGTCGGATTAGCAAGAAAACCTACCCTCACGATTTTGTTTTAATAGTCCCTGTGCGCGATACGCCTTCAAAGCCTCCTTGACCACGACCTTGCTAATCTCTTGAAATTTAACAGTTGTTAAGAAAGATTGCGTTTTAGCACTCGGAGGTATGCTCACCTAATTAATTTTCCTGACGTTCTGACAGTAATTAGATAATTCTTCCGGTGGGAGATATAATCGCATTAAACAGGCATTCTATATCATCTATCTTGGCATTCCATCTGGCGCCTTTGCAGTCTCGCGGTTTGTTTAAGTGGGTCGGCTGTAATCGATATTTGACAACGATGAGCTGTACAGCTATTTATTTGCACAGACCCGATTTTCACTGAAATTAATTACTGTCGTCGGCCTTTTGAGATTTTAGTGTCCAAGTCCGGATGTAACGTCAGTCAATAATGTGGAACTAAGAAG
This window encodes:
- the LOC140935400 gene encoding transcription factor LBX2-like, translated to MERQGVKNNSSSPNSANLNGRNSNNQHDRGNKLLPFSIEAILSAPHPKKGPATRKRVHSSSRETGHEDLSSPLSTLEDFTSSSLPERGENQLENPEIAAKTLQHRLVAFQARLNARKRRKARTCFTNQQIFELERRFVYQKYLSPADRDEIAHSLGISGAQVITWFQNRRAKFRRDLEEMKSDVQAAKIMDNKQINKLCKRLEI